The sequence below is a genomic window from Haematobia irritans isolate KBUSLIRL chromosome 3, ASM5000362v1, whole genome shotgun sequence.
TTCTTACTTACAATTGTTTTACATTTGtttcatttataaattattaaaactggacatcacaaacaataataataactaaataaataaataaaatgtaaatattgcagCAAAACTTTAAATCTATATCACAGAACTATGTATGTTTACTCTTTAAATTATTGCAATGGAATACTGTAAGTTGGTGTTATCTTTGTCTTCCTTAGTGTTCATTGACGTCTCTATTCTCTGTTGAATGCGTAGGCTCTCCAGTGTATAACGTTTGTTCTCATTTCTCTCTCTGTCGAGAATTTTAACAGCTTTGAAGTCTATGCTATGGTCACTCTCTTTTATGTGTTGTGCTAAAGCTGTGCTTTCTCTATGTTTGTTGATGTCGGCTTCATGTTCTGCCATTCGTATTTTCAATTGTCTTCTTGTTGTACCCACATAGTGCATGTTGCATGTCTCCCTTTCGTTTCCATTGCATGTTAGTTCGTACACAACGTTGTCTAATTGCATTTTGTCTgttctgtttgtttttgttgtaaatAATCGTTGCAGTGTATCGTTTGATTTGtatgctattgttgttgtttcttccTCTATTGATCTCAACCAAGTTTTGCATTCCGTCAATTTGGGGATAAATgggacactgaaaaaaatgtttgagttctccatttgtattttttctttgtgagttTTTGGATGATGAGTTTTGTTGATTAGTGAGTTGATTAGATGTACTGGAAAACTATTTTGTcgaagaatatttttaatttttaaaatattttgacttttGAATCTGTCATCACTCAGGTACATtactttctgtataaaatttgagGCTGTATTTATCTTCATAGTTTTTGGTTGGGTTGAGTGATAGTTTATCATTCTTCCCGAAGCTGTAGTTTTCGTGTACCAGTCTGTAATAATTGAGCTTCCATCTTTTATCATTTTCATATCTAAATATGGGATTTCCCCGTTTTTTCCTTTTcaattgtgaattgaattttggtGTGATACGAGTTCAGTAATTTCATTATTTCCTGCTCGTCGTCCTTGTTGATTATTGCCAGTAGATCGTCCACGTATTTTGttattagtttaatttttatatttttactgtTTAACTCCAATATCACTTCATCCAAAAGATTGTCTAGCACAATATTAGCTATCGTCGGGGAAAGGGGGTTTCCCATTGGCATACCATACGTCTGATGGTAAAATGTGTCGTCCTGCTTGAAGTAATTGTTATCGTTAAGACAGAATTGAAGTATTTggagtattttttgttttggaatctTCGTGTATTCTTTAAGTTTATCCCATTTTCCCATGATGATCTTAATAGCTAAGTGTGTCGGTATATTAGTAAATAATGATACCACGTCAAATGATACAATTATGTcgtctttttccaaaattacgtCCTTAATCTTCTCCTTTACTTCCATTGAGTTTTTCACATTGTACGTCGGGGATTCAAGATTCTTAAGTAGTTTACCTACGTATTGTGCAAGTCCATAGCATGGGACTTTCATCGATGATGAGATGGGCCTGAGAGGGACACAATCTTTGTGTACTTTAGGGAGACCGTATAGTTCTGGTGCTACCGCACAATTTGACGTTAGCCTGAATTTTTCCCATTTTGTTATATATTCTTTTTTGAAAAGTTCTTGTACAATATTGTTATTTGTCCTTTGTAGTTTTGAGGTTGGATCTTCTCGTACTTTTCTATATGTGTTTTTGTCTTCTAGTATATCATTCATCTTGTTGTTGTAATCTTCTTTGTATATTACCACCGTCTTATTGCTTTTAAATAATGAATTATATCTTCCCTTCTTCAAAATGTCCGTAAAACTAAAGTTAAccttaaaatttgtgtcaatatttctttCCAATTAAGAGATAAAtcatgtttctacagaaataaaattttgacaaaattttctatagaaataaaattctgacaaaattttctataaaaataaaattttaacaaaattttctataaaaataaaattttgacaaagttgactgtagaaataaaattttgacaacattttctatagaaatacaattctgataaaatcttctatacaccaaaaaaaagtgaacccaccgtggaagaaaatgtaagtttattttagaaaattttaactaaaatagttttctaattgcaacatgttataaataagttaatactttttgtcaaactgaagacatttttttaaaaataattaatttttttctgttgtttaagaaaatttcatacgaagttcaagacaggtacaattttagtaaaatttactcatttgagagacttatgaactcaatttaagcaaacttctgccattttaggaaaatatgaactattttattttgtagtaaaattgtgcactctatttgtatacaactttttttcttatttttggttcacgtcattaaagttagcaaaaaattattcaaataaggaacatttactcatattgtgcaaaatttaactaaaatcaactaatcttcatgaaccaaaataaagttcagttggcattagagtccccttttttctgggtgtagaaataaaattttgacaaaatgttctatagaaataaaattttgttgttgtttttgatttcagcttaaaacgatgcattgactaaactacaagtgtagcttaaccaacagaggaaaataatgtttgtcaaatttatttgggcaaaatcttctatagaaataaaatgttgacaaaattttctatagaaataaaattttgacaaaattgtatatagaaataaaattttgacaaaattttctaaagaaataaaattttgacaaaattttctaaagaaataaaattttgacaaaattttctatagaaatacaattttgacaaaattttttataaaaataaaattttgacaaaatttgctataaaaataaaactttgaaaaaattctatagaaataaaatttttacaaatttttctatagaaatcaaattttcacaaaattgtctataaaaataaaatgttgacaaaattttctataaaaacaagtaaggaaagtctaaagtcgggcggggccgactatattataccctgcaccactttgtagatctaaattttcgataccatatcacatccgtcaaatgtgttgggtgctatatataaaggtttgtcccaaatgcatacatttaaatatcactcgatttggacagaatttgatagactatagactcaaaatttaaattggctaatgcactagggtggaacacaattttagtaaaaaaatatgggaaacatttaaatctgaagcaattttaaggaaacttcgcaaaagtttatttatgatttatcgctcgatatatatgtattagaagtttaggaaaattagagtcatttttacaacttttcgactaagcagtggcgatataacaaggaaaatgttggtattttgaccaattttgtcgaaatcagaaaaacatatacatgggagctatatctaaatctgaaccgatttcaatcaaatttggcacacatgactatattactaattgtactcctagtgcaaaatttcaaccaaattgggccaaaactctggcttctggggccatataagtccatatcgggcgaacaatatatatggaagctatatctaaatctgaaccgatttcaatcaaatttggtacacatgactatacaattggtagtatagtcatatgtgccaaatactccttgtgcaaaatttcaagctaatcgggataaaactctggcttctgggtccatataagtgcatatcgggcgaaagatatatatgggagctatatctaaatctaaatcgatttcaaccaaatttggcacgcatagctaccagggctgtggagtcgagccaattttgctcgactccgactccgactccagcatttttcatcagctcgactccgactccggagtcgactccgggtaatataactaaatctcattttaataccactaatttgtggttctattgtgggggtaccgtaagtggatcgatacaaagtatcatatttatttatgtgtgcaaaaaaaggttttatttcacattagatgtcaattgaactctatatttcaaatttaaggcaatgtttaaaaaataaaataatgatataaatacccatcataatatgagaagataccaacagtatatgttatgtatttgtggaccaaaattattgatactatctcaaatcctttaaatttgttacgagctatataaaggtttatattcccatatgcatgaatttgaatctgaatcgatttagacaaaattgtatatacttctacaaaatctatgtacttaaaatttaaatctaacgttatgggacgtaacacaattttaacaaaaaataaaaatgcaaggaaagtctaaaaacgggcgggccgattataatatactctgcacaactttgtatttagatctatattttgataaaatctcttctacaaaatctcgggcagtatttggga
It includes:
- the LOC142231244 gene encoding uncharacterized protein LOC142231244 is translated as MNDILEDKNTYRKVREDPTSKLQRTNNNIVQELFKKEYITKWEKFRLTSNCAVAPELYGLPKVHKDCVPLRPISSSMKVPCYGLAQYVGKLLKNLESPTYNVKNSMEVKEKIKDVILEKDDIIVSFDVVSLFTNIPTHLAIKIIMGKWDKLKEYTKIPKQKILQILQFCLNDNNYFKQDDTFYHQTYGMPMGNPLSPTIANIVLDNLLDEVILELNSKNIKIKLITKYVDDLLAIINKDDEQEIMKLLNSYHTKIQFTIEKEKTGKSHI